A portion of the Zootoca vivipara chromosome 6, rZooViv1.1, whole genome shotgun sequence genome contains these proteins:
- the GGCX gene encoding vitamin K-dependent gamma-carboxylase isoform X1, which yields MGPGRVHVAGTQMSESPASQKRHRNKEEPPGSSTLCSWTKRLLGFEWADLSSWHHFVCLLNRPTDPAALGIFRFLFGLLMALDIPQERGLSQLDHKYLDGLKVCRFPLFNFLEPLPLDWMYLVYTVMLLGALGIMLGWFYRLSCLLFVVPYWYVFLLDKTTWNNHSYLYGLLGFQLLFMNANRYWSIDGLWNPQKRNAHVPLWNYTLLRTQIFIVYFIAGIKKLDADWVEGYSMSSLANHWLFSPFRLVLSEEMTSLLVVHGGGLMLDLTAGYLLFFDATRPIALVFVSYFHCMNSQLFSIGMFSYTMLATSPLFCYPDWPRHLIAKFPACFQSLLPLSEAPQPSQECVYGGAGQQRSGRAAQKLGLRQKLGAIFTVLYLLEQLFLPYSHFITQGYNNWTNGLYGYSWDMMVHARSHQHVKITYRDGLTGEIGYLNPGVFTQSRRWRDHADMVKQYATCLSQLLHNYNISEPEIYFDIWVSINDRFQQRLFDPHVDIVKAEWSPFQKTTWVKPLLVDLSPWRTKLQDIEDSLDNQTEVVFIADFPGLHLENFVSEDLGNTSLHLLKGEVAVEIVNTQKNHTLQEGDRIQLPPGKYHKVFTVSQEPSCYMYMYINTTEAALEQNFTRLQELREKVQNGTETEPLPPELQPILDSSIENVTQVDPVVEAFLRRQWRMEELQKRRNATLAERFHRFITKKYFVFRRSLLMTWISLRNLLLGRPPLEQLAREVAYANMQHEEVQTPSSPDTVPKQPGRSEL from the exons ATGGGGCCGGGACGCGTTCACGTTGCGG GCACTCAGATGTCAGAGTCTCCCGCCAGCCAGAAGAGGCACAGGAACAAGGAggagccacctgggtcctcaaCCCTCTGCAGCTGGACCAAGCGCCTCCTGGGCTTTGAATGGGCCGATCTTTCCAGCTGGCACCACTTTGTCTGCTTACTTAACAGGCCGACTGACCCTGCGGCGCTGGGCATCTTCCGCTTTCTCTTTG GTTTGTTGATGGCCTTGGACATTCCCCAGGAGCGAGGCTTGAGCCAGCTGGACCACAAGTACCTGGATGGGCTGAAGGTGTGCCGCTTCCCCCTCTTCAACTTCCTGGAGCCCCTTCCGCTGGACTGGATGTACCTTGTCTACACAGTGATGCTGCTGG GTGCTTTGGGGATCATGTTGGGCTGGTTCTACCGCCTCAGCTGCCTGCTCTTCGTGGTGCCTTACTGGTATGTCTTCCTCCTGGACAAAACAACATGGAACAACCACTCCTACCTCTACGGCCTCCTGGGCTTCCAGCTCTTGTTCATGAATGCAAACCGCTACTG GTCTATTGATGGCCTCTGGAATCCACAGAAGAGAAATGCGCATGTTCCGTTGTGGAACTACACACTGCTGCGCACACAG ATCTTCATTGTGTACTTCATTGCGGGCATCAAGAAACTGGATGCGGATTGGGTAGAAGGCTACTCCATGAGCTCCCTTGCTAACCACTGGCTTTTCAGCCCCTTCAG GTTGGTGCTTTCAGAGGAGATGACCAGCCTGCTGGTAGTGCATGGTGGGGGTCTCATGCTGGACTTGACTGCTGGCTACCTGTTGTTTTTTGACGCCACCCGACCCATTGCTCTTGTCTTCGTCTCCTACTTTCACTGCATGAACTCCCAGCTCTTCAGCATTG GTATGTTCTCCTACACCATGTTGGCCACCAGCCCACTTTTCTGCTACCCAGACTGGCCGCGCCACCTGATTGCCAAGTTCCCTGCCTGCTTCCAAAGCCTCCTGCCCCTTTCAGAGGCTCCACAGCCCAGCCAGGAGTGTGTGTATGGAGGAGCAGGGCAGCAGAGGTCAGGCAGAGCAGCCCAGAAGCTGGGGCTGCGGCAGAAACTGGGGGCCATCTTCACAGTGCTGTATTTGCTGGAGCAGCTATTCCTGCCCTACTCCCATTTCATCACCCAG GGCTATAACAACTGGACAAATGGACTCTATGGCTACTCGTGGGACATGATGGTCCATGCACGCTCCCACCAGCATGTGAAGATTACGTACCGTGATGGTCTCACTGGAGAGATTGGCTACCTGAATCCTGGG GTCTTCACCCAGAGTCGACGCTGGAGGGACCACGCAGACATGGTGAAGCAGTATGCCACATGTCTCAGTCAGCTGCTGCACAACTATAACATTTCAGAGCCAGAGATCTACTTTGATATTTGGGTCTCGATCAACGATCGCTTCCAGCAGAG ACTCTTCGATCCACATGTGGACATTGTGAAGGCTGAGTGGTCCCCTTTCCAAAAGACAACATGGGTGAAGCCTCTGCTGGTTGACCTGTCCCCCTGGCGGACAAAGCTACAGGATATTGAGGACTCTCTGGACAACCAAACCGAGGTGGTCTTCATTGCAGACTTCCCAG GCCTGCATCTGGAGAACTTTGTCAGTGAGGACCTTGGCAACACCAGCCTCCACTTGCTGAAAGGGGAAGTTGCAGTGGAGATTGTCAACACGCAAAAGAACCACACGCTGCAGGAAGGAGACAGGATACAg CTGCCACCAGGGAAATACCACAAAGTCTTCACAGTGTCCCAGGAACCATCCTGTTACATGTACATGTACATCAACACCACAGAGGCGGCTCTCGAGCAGAATTTCACTCGGCTGCAGGAGTTGCGGGAGAAGGTGCAGAATGGGACAG aaacgGAGCCCCTCCCTCCAGAGCTACAGCCCATCTTGGACAGCTCCATAGAAAACGTGACGCAGGTGGACCCTGTCGTCGAGGCCTTTCTTCGCCGTCAGTGGCGCATGGAGGAGCTGCAGAAGCGACGCAATGCCACACTGGCCGAGCGCTTCCACCGTTTCATCACCAAGAAGTACTTTGTCTTCCGCAGGAG TCTCCTGATGACCTGGATTTCTCTGCGGAACTTGTTGCTGGGCCGCCCACCCCTGGAGCAGCTGGCACGGGAGGTGGCCTATGCCAACATGCAACATGAGGAGGTCCAGACACCCAGCAGTCCAGACACAGTGCCAAAACAGCCAGGGCGTTCTGAACTCTGA
- the GGCX gene encoding vitamin K-dependent gamma-carboxylase isoform X2 yields the protein MNANRYWSIDGLWNPQKRNAHVPLWNYTLLRTQIFIVYFIAGIKKLDADWVEGYSMSSLANHWLFSPFRLVLSEEMTSLLVVHGGGLMLDLTAGYLLFFDATRPIALVFVSYFHCMNSQLFSIGMFSYTMLATSPLFCYPDWPRHLIAKFPACFQSLLPLSEAPQPSQECVYGGAGQQRSGRAAQKLGLRQKLGAIFTVLYLLEQLFLPYSHFITQGYNNWTNGLYGYSWDMMVHARSHQHVKITYRDGLTGEIGYLNPGVFTQSRRWRDHADMVKQYATCLSQLLHNYNISEPEIYFDIWVSINDRFQQRLFDPHVDIVKAEWSPFQKTTWVKPLLVDLSPWRTKLQDIEDSLDNQTEVVFIADFPGLHLENFVSEDLGNTSLHLLKGEVAVEIVNTQKNHTLQEGDRIQLPPGKYHKVFTVSQEPSCYMYMYINTTEAALEQNFTRLQELREKVQNGTETEPLPPELQPILDSSIENVTQVDPVVEAFLRRQWRMEELQKRRNATLAERFHRFITKKYFVFRRSLLMTWISLRNLLLGRPPLEQLAREVAYANMQHEEVQTPSSPDTVPKQPGRSEL from the exons ATGAATGCAAACCGCTACTG GTCTATTGATGGCCTCTGGAATCCACAGAAGAGAAATGCGCATGTTCCGTTGTGGAACTACACACTGCTGCGCACACAG ATCTTCATTGTGTACTTCATTGCGGGCATCAAGAAACTGGATGCGGATTGGGTAGAAGGCTACTCCATGAGCTCCCTTGCTAACCACTGGCTTTTCAGCCCCTTCAG GTTGGTGCTTTCAGAGGAGATGACCAGCCTGCTGGTAGTGCATGGTGGGGGTCTCATGCTGGACTTGACTGCTGGCTACCTGTTGTTTTTTGACGCCACCCGACCCATTGCTCTTGTCTTCGTCTCCTACTTTCACTGCATGAACTCCCAGCTCTTCAGCATTG GTATGTTCTCCTACACCATGTTGGCCACCAGCCCACTTTTCTGCTACCCAGACTGGCCGCGCCACCTGATTGCCAAGTTCCCTGCCTGCTTCCAAAGCCTCCTGCCCCTTTCAGAGGCTCCACAGCCCAGCCAGGAGTGTGTGTATGGAGGAGCAGGGCAGCAGAGGTCAGGCAGAGCAGCCCAGAAGCTGGGGCTGCGGCAGAAACTGGGGGCCATCTTCACAGTGCTGTATTTGCTGGAGCAGCTATTCCTGCCCTACTCCCATTTCATCACCCAG GGCTATAACAACTGGACAAATGGACTCTATGGCTACTCGTGGGACATGATGGTCCATGCACGCTCCCACCAGCATGTGAAGATTACGTACCGTGATGGTCTCACTGGAGAGATTGGCTACCTGAATCCTGGG GTCTTCACCCAGAGTCGACGCTGGAGGGACCACGCAGACATGGTGAAGCAGTATGCCACATGTCTCAGTCAGCTGCTGCACAACTATAACATTTCAGAGCCAGAGATCTACTTTGATATTTGGGTCTCGATCAACGATCGCTTCCAGCAGAG ACTCTTCGATCCACATGTGGACATTGTGAAGGCTGAGTGGTCCCCTTTCCAAAAGACAACATGGGTGAAGCCTCTGCTGGTTGACCTGTCCCCCTGGCGGACAAAGCTACAGGATATTGAGGACTCTCTGGACAACCAAACCGAGGTGGTCTTCATTGCAGACTTCCCAG GCCTGCATCTGGAGAACTTTGTCAGTGAGGACCTTGGCAACACCAGCCTCCACTTGCTGAAAGGGGAAGTTGCAGTGGAGATTGTCAACACGCAAAAGAACCACACGCTGCAGGAAGGAGACAGGATACAg CTGCCACCAGGGAAATACCACAAAGTCTTCACAGTGTCCCAGGAACCATCCTGTTACATGTACATGTACATCAACACCACAGAGGCGGCTCTCGAGCAGAATTTCACTCGGCTGCAGGAGTTGCGGGAGAAGGTGCAGAATGGGACAG aaacgGAGCCCCTCCCTCCAGAGCTACAGCCCATCTTGGACAGCTCCATAGAAAACGTGACGCAGGTGGACCCTGTCGTCGAGGCCTTTCTTCGCCGTCAGTGGCGCATGGAGGAGCTGCAGAAGCGACGCAATGCCACACTGGCCGAGCGCTTCCACCGTTTCATCACCAAGAAGTACTTTGTCTTCCGCAGGAG TCTCCTGATGACCTGGATTTCTCTGCGGAACTTGTTGCTGGGCCGCCCACCCCTGGAGCAGCTGGCACGGGAGGTGGCCTATGCCAACATGCAACATGAGGAGGTCCAGACACCCAGCAGTCCAGACACAGTGCCAAAACAGCCAGGGCGTTCTGAACTCTGA